In Fragaria vesca subsp. vesca linkage group LG1, FraVesHawaii_1.0, whole genome shotgun sequence, the sequence TTTGGAATGCCATGATTTCCTCATACACACAAAGGCAAGAGCCTGTGTTAGCTTTTGAGTTGTTCCGGTTGATGCTGCTAGTTAACATAAGGCCTAATTTGGTCACTTTTGTGTCGATTATTCCCTCATTAGAGAGTTTCACTTGCCTTTCGTTGGGTGAGTCTATTCATGCTTGTGCAGTTAAACATGGATTAGAAAATCAGCTTCCGGTATTAACTGCCCTGGTGTCAATGTATGCCAAACTTGGCTGTATTGATGAATCCAGGTATCTTTTTGACCAGATGCCGAGTAAAAACCTTCTTTTGTGGAATTCAATGATTTCTGGGTACGTGCACAATGGGTTATGGGATTTAAGTCTGGGTGTGTTCCGTGATATGCAAGTTTCAAGAGTTGATGTGGATGCAGTCTCCATTATTAGTATTCTTTCTGCTTGCTCCAAACTTGAGGCTGATTTGTTGGGTAGGTCTGTCCATGCATTTAGTATTAGAAAGGGTATCCATTCAAACCTCAATCTGTCAAATGCATTGTTGGCGTTTTACTCTGATTGCCATCGTCTCTCCTACCCTATTAAGTTGTTTCACAAAATGCCTCTAAGAAATGCCATAACATGGAATACATTAATATCCGCTTGTGTGCATCATGGAGAACTGGAAGAAGCAGTTGCCTTGTACTACCAGATGCAGAAAGAGGGTTTCAAGTTGGACTTGGTCACCTTGACAAGCATACTCCCTGGTTGCAGTGACGAGGGAAACTTAGGGCAAGGAATGGCTTTTCATGGTTATGCAATAAAACACGGGTTTGCTTCTGACATTTCTCTGCTTAATTCACTTATTAGCATGTATTGTAACTGTGGAGACCTTCATGCTGGGAGGTTGGTTTTCGAAACCATGCCCGAAAAAAGTGTGGTATCTTGGAATGCTCTAATGACTGGCTTCAAGAATCATGATTTACAAAATGAGGTCATTGCCATCTTCAGCCAGATGATAAAGGATGATCAGAGACCAAATTATGTTACATTGCTAAATCTGTTGCCTGCATGCTACACCCGGTTACAAGGTAAGTCTATTCATGCTTTGGCCGTTAGAGCTGGTATTCTCCATGAAACCCCGCTTCTTTCATCACTCATGTTTATGTATGCCAGATTTGACAACCATGATTCATGTTTCTTACTGTTTCAAACAAGAAAAATAGAGGATATTTCTTTGTGGAATGCCATTATGTCAGTGCAAATACAGAGGAAAAGTAGCGAGAATGCAGTGGGATTTTTCACTAGCTTGCTTCGGATTGGATTGGAACCAGACAATGTGACCCTTTTGAATTTGGTTTCTGCATGTGCTCAACTGAATAGCCTCATTCTTTCTAGTTCTGTCATGAGTTACATCATTCGCAAGGGCTTTGACAAAGATCTGGCTATCAGCAATGCACTAATAGATTTGCATTCAAGATGTGGAAACATATGCACTGCGAGAAAGCTGTTTGATGAGTTGGTAAAGAGAGATTATGTGTCTTGGAGTGTGATGATTAATGGGTATGGCTTGAATGGGAATGGTGAAGCTGCTCTGGATCTTTTCTTGCAGATGAAGCTATCAGGGATGGCACCTAATGGGATTACTTATTTAAGTGTTTTATCAGCTTTCAGCCATTCTGGATTGGTGGAGCAAGGCCGTGCCGTTTTCAAATCTATGGCAGAACATGGGATAACACCCCAGATGAAGCACTATGCTTGCATGGTGGACCTTCTAGGAAGAACAGGTAATTTGACAGAGGCTTGTGACATTGTGAGGGGACTGCCCTGCAAACCTTCTACAAGCCTACTCGAGTCTCTGCTGGGTGCTTGCAGAATTCATGGGAGTGTTGAACTTGGAGAGAAAATTGCTGGGTTGCTCTCTGAATCGGACCCTGAAAATTCAAGACCACATGTAATGCTTCATAATATTTATGCAGCAGCTGGGAGGTGGACTGATGCTGATAGAGTAAGGTCTA encodes:
- the LOC101292351 gene encoding pentatricopeptide repeat-containing protein At3g09040, mitochondrial-like, with product MKSRLSDDFTFPFVIKACAALGDAKIGKEVHGVVIRTGFEQNLVIQTSLVDLYARTGCVEVARQVIDIIPQPDLVPWNALIAGYSWNGFDWEALKVFRKIVFSDLKPNLSTLASIVPVCTRLGCVNAGKSLHCFAVKSGFLSNDFLVPALISLYAGDGDLCGARDLFDSVGDKSIAVWNAMISSYTQRQEPVLAFELFRLMLLVNIRPNLVTFVSIIPSLESFTCLSLGESIHACAVKHGLENQLPVLTALVSMYAKLGCIDESRYLFDQMPSKNLLLWNSMISGYVHNGLWDLSLGVFRDMQVSRVDVDAVSIISILSACSKLEADLLGRSVHAFSIRKGIHSNLNLSNALLAFYSDCHRLSYPIKLFHKMPLRNAITWNTLISACVHHGELEEAVALYYQMQKEGFKLDLVTLTSILPGCSDEGNLGQGMAFHGYAIKHGFASDISLLNSLISMYCNCGDLHAGRLVFETMPEKSVVSWNALMTGFKNHDLQNEVIAIFSQMIKDDQRPNYVTLLNLLPACYTRLQGKSIHALAVRAGILHETPLLSSLMFMYARFDNHDSCFLLFQTRKIEDISLWNAIMSVQIQRKSSENAVGFFTSLLRIGLEPDNVTLLNLVSACAQLNSLILSSSVMSYIIRKGFDKDLAISNALIDLHSRCGNICTARKLFDELVKRDYVSWSVMINGYGLNGNGEAALDLFLQMKLSGMAPNGITYLSVLSAFSHSGLVEQGRAVFKSMAEHGITPQMKHYACMVDLLGRTGNLTEACDIVRGLPCKPSTSLLESLLGACRIHGSVELGEKIAGLLSESDPENSRPHVMLHNIYAAAGRWTDADRVRSRIEERSLRKVPGFSLLMGN